The Sedimentisphaera salicampi genome includes a region encoding these proteins:
- a CDS encoding SLC5 family protein yields the protein MELSLFDVLVFVGFFAVVIGVSLFKSRKETSSEDYFLAGRGLKWWLIGVSIVAANISTEQFVGMAGQGAGDVGLAVSNWQLLGSIGIVVIAFTLIPRFLKAGIYTMPEYLEYRYNSAARGIMALLTVVVYVAVLLTAVLYSGGITLRTIFGLKLEYGVWLIGLLAAGYTVWGGLKAVAWADLFQGGALIVGGLVIFFLGLHACGGWEQFTEVNEDKLHMILPESHEKLPWTGLASGMWIVLIYYTGLNQFIVQRNLAAKTLRDGQLGVIFAGALWLIVPFAIVIPGIMSNQLYGDQMSTPDEAFPILIRNLVPAGLRGFMFAAISGAVISSLGSMLNSASTIFTMDVYKRMFGGKAGQKGLLLLGRSMTMIFVIVGCLLAPMLDNPKFGGVFQYIQQFQGYIWPGVVAAFLFGMLVPQAPAASGVVALVSGPIFYAIFQMFAKTQHFLVDVAISFNLVICIMGLMTFLRPLETPRKLPVREDIDLETKTDVKIYGILVIAAVIAFIVIFR from the coding sequence ATGGAACTAAGCTTATTTGATGTACTCGTATTCGTAGGATTCTTTGCTGTTGTTATAGGCGTAAGCCTTTTCAAGAGCCGAAAAGAGACAAGCAGCGAGGATTATTTCCTCGCAGGCAGAGGGCTGAAATGGTGGCTGATTGGTGTGTCGATCGTGGCAGCCAACATCTCTACCGAGCAGTTTGTGGGAATGGCAGGCCAAGGCGCCGGAGACGTGGGCCTGGCTGTTTCGAACTGGCAGCTCCTTGGAAGTATTGGTATTGTAGTGATAGCGTTCACTCTGATACCTCGATTTCTCAAGGCCGGCATTTACACTATGCCTGAATACCTCGAATACCGCTACAACTCCGCAGCAAGAGGTATAATGGCGCTTCTTACAGTAGTGGTTTATGTGGCGGTTCTGCTAACGGCAGTGCTTTACTCCGGCGGTATAACGCTGCGTACGATATTCGGGCTCAAGCTCGAATACGGCGTATGGCTTATCGGCCTTCTCGCTGCGGGCTACACGGTCTGGGGCGGCCTCAAGGCTGTAGCATGGGCAGATTTGTTTCAGGGCGGAGCTCTGATTGTAGGCGGGCTGGTTATTTTCTTCTTAGGTCTGCATGCCTGCGGGGGCTGGGAACAGTTTACAGAGGTAAACGAAGACAAGCTTCATATGATTCTCCCCGAAAGCCACGAGAAACTGCCTTGGACAGGGCTTGCCTCTGGTATGTGGATTGTTCTTATTTACTATACGGGGCTCAATCAGTTTATCGTGCAGAGAAATCTCGCTGCTAAGACCCTGCGGGACGGGCAGCTCGGCGTGATATTTGCAGGTGCTTTATGGCTGATTGTTCCTTTTGCTATTGTAATTCCCGGAATTATGTCTAACCAGCTCTACGGCGATCAGATGAGCACGCCTGACGAGGCCTTCCCAATACTGATCCGCAATCTCGTTCCTGCGGGGCTGAGAGGATTTATGTTTGCGGCGATATCCGGAGCTGTGATAAGTTCTCTTGGCTCTATGCTGAACTCCGCTTCGACAATCTTCACAATGGATGTTTATAAAAGGATGTTCGGCGGTAAAGCCGGTCAGAAAGGGCTTCTGCTTCTCGGCCGCTCTATGACTATGATTTTCGTGATAGTAGGCTGTTTGCTTGCCCCGATGCTCGATAATCCAAAGTTCGGCGGGGTTTTCCAGTATATACAGCAATTTCAGGGTTATATCTGGCCTGGCGTAGTTGCGGCGTTCCTTTTCGGTATGCTCGTCCCGCAGGCACCGGCTGCTTCAGGTGTTGTGGCTCTTGTTTCAGGCCCGATTTTCTACGCAATTTTCCAGATGTTTGCGAAAACTCAGCACTTCTTGGTGGATGTGGCGATAAGCTTCAATCTGGTTATCTGTATTATGGGGCTTATGACATTCCTCAGGCCGCTTGAAACGCCGAGAAAGCTGCCTGTGCGGGAGGATATAGACCTCGAAACCAAAACTGATGTTAAGATTTACGGAATTCTTGTAATAGCTGCTGTGATTGCTTTTATCGTGATTTTCAGGTAA
- a CDS encoding sulfatase-like hydrolase/transferase, which yields MNYSRRNFLKAAGVMSAGFALGGNVLAEEQRKPNVVIIYTDDLGYGDVSCYGATEIETPNIDRLAKQGIRFTNTHTASATCTPSRYALLTGEYPWRREDTGIAAGDANMIIEAGRHTWPESMRNAGYKTAVVGKWHLGLGDSKIDWNQKIAPGPLEVGFDYSFIIPATGDRVPCVYVENHEVANLDEDDPLYVSFKKPFEGLPTGKKNPELLDMKHSHGHNNAIINGVGRIGYMKGGASAVWNDRTMAAKLVDKACNFMHRNRKKPFFLYFCTHDVHVPRLPNEKFRGKSGMGPRGDAILQLDWTVGMLLDELEEMGLKDDTIVMFSSDNGPVLDDGYHDQAEEKLGDHEPWGPYSGAKYSRYQAGTLVPFIVRWPGKAPAGKTSDALISQTDLFASFAAMNNQKMPKTAPDSMNVLPALLGKTERARKYLAVDSIGGLAVVGGRWKFMPANKKPKTAWQTGIDTGARRKPQLYDLKKDMAEKNNLADKMPDKTKELSAKLEEILNGAAPE from the coding sequence ATGAATTATTCAAGAAGGAATTTTCTTAAGGCTGCAGGAGTGATGTCTGCGGGGTTTGCTCTGGGCGGAAATGTACTTGCTGAAGAGCAAAGAAAGCCGAATGTTGTAATTATCTACACAGACGACCTCGGTTACGGCGATGTGAGCTGCTACGGAGCAACTGAAATCGAAACGCCGAATATCGACAGGCTCGCCAAACAGGGCATTCGATTTACAAACACGCACACTGCCTCTGCCACCTGCACCCCATCAAGATACGCCCTCCTCACAGGAGAATACCCTTGGAGAAGGGAAGATACAGGGATTGCAGCTGGTGATGCGAATATGATTATTGAAGCCGGCAGACATACATGGCCGGAATCTATGCGTAATGCGGGCTACAAAACAGCAGTTGTGGGCAAATGGCACTTAGGCTTAGGCGATTCAAAGATAGACTGGAACCAGAAGATTGCCCCTGGTCCGTTAGAGGTAGGCTTTGACTACAGCTTCATTATACCCGCCACCGGAGACAGGGTTCCCTGCGTTTATGTGGAAAATCACGAAGTGGCAAACCTTGATGAAGACGACCCGCTCTATGTGAGCTTTAAAAAGCCGTTTGAAGGCCTTCCTACGGGCAAAAAGAATCCCGAACTGCTGGATATGAAGCATTCCCACGGCCATAACAATGCAATTATCAACGGTGTTGGCCGTATTGGGTATATGAAGGGCGGTGCGAGCGCCGTCTGGAACGACAGGACTATGGCTGCTAAGCTGGTTGACAAGGCGTGCAATTTTATGCACAGAAACAGGAAAAAACCATTCTTCCTTTATTTCTGTACGCACGATGTTCACGTTCCAAGGCTTCCAAACGAGAAGTTCCGCGGGAAAAGCGGAATGGGGCCGAGGGGTGATGCCATTCTTCAGTTAGACTGGACTGTAGGGATGCTGCTCGACGAGCTTGAGGAAATGGGGCTTAAAGACGATACGATTGTGATGTTCTCCAGTGATAACGGGCCGGTGCTCGACGACGGCTATCACGATCAGGCAGAGGAAAAACTCGGAGACCATGAGCCATGGGGGCCATACAGCGGAGCAAAATACAGCAGATATCAGGCCGGTACGCTCGTTCCGTTCATAGTGAGATGGCCGGGCAAGGCTCCTGCGGGCAAAACATCCGATGCGCTGATCAGCCAGACAGACCTGTTTGCCTCATTCGCTGCGATGAATAATCAGAAAATGCCAAAGACTGCTCCGGACAGCATGAATGTTCTGCCCGCTCTTCTCGGAAAAACGGAAAGGGCCAGGAAATATCTCGCTGTTGATTCGATTGGCGGGCTGGCAGTTGTCGGCGGACGCTGGAAGTTTATGCCGGCAAATAAAAAGCCTAAAACCGCTTGGCAGACGGGAATCGATACCGGTGCAAGGAGAAAACCCCAGCTATACGACCTGAAAAAAGATATGGCAGAGAAAAACAATCTTGCTGATAAGATGCCGGATAAAACAAAAGAGCTTTCTGCCAAACTTGAAGAGATATTAAACGGCGCTGCCCCTGAATAG
- a CDS encoding uroporphyrinogen decarboxylase family protein, producing MNSRERLQTVLEHKQPDRLCVDIGAGGQTGIGICALDKLRKAVTGDEDYTCKICETFQMLGEVDDDLKRKLQLDVAGIYPLYDMFGLETGKFKKFKMPVDGTECLVPEGFNYTVNENGDVYMYPEGDTSVPPSAVMPSTSYFFDSIDRQKPVEEDKLNYLDNCEEFGLLSEKELNYFKQQVSWYYNNTEFGIYVTLPAMAFGDIALVPGPFLKDPKGIRGVEEWYISTAIRKDYIMKVFEKQCEIALENIELLADTLGDMPQVVFVTGTDFGAQRGPFISPETYREMYKPFQKAINDKIHKLTNWKVFMHCCGSIAPLIPDMIDAGFDVLNPVQCSAENMDPQMLKDEFGEQLVFWGGGVDTQKTLPFGTPEEVYKEVRERIDIFNEGGGYVFNSIHNIQSNVPLENLISMIKAVDDARGLKTI from the coding sequence ATGAATTCAAGAGAAAGACTTCAAACAGTATTAGAGCACAAACAGCCGGACAGGCTCTGCGTTGATATCGGCGCTGGCGGTCAGACTGGTATAGGTATATGTGCTCTGGACAAGCTTAGAAAAGCGGTAACAGGTGATGAAGACTATACCTGCAAGATCTGTGAGACATTCCAGATGCTCGGCGAGGTTGACGATGATCTCAAAAGAAAGCTTCAGCTTGATGTTGCAGGGATTTATCCGCTGTATGATATGTTTGGGCTTGAAACGGGCAAGTTCAAGAAATTCAAGATGCCTGTTGACGGAACAGAGTGCCTTGTGCCTGAGGGTTTTAACTACACAGTTAACGAAAACGGCGATGTGTATATGTATCCCGAAGGAGATACATCCGTCCCGCCTTCGGCAGTTATGCCTTCAACGAGCTATTTCTTCGATTCTATAGACCGGCAGAAGCCAGTCGAGGAAGATAAGCTGAACTACCTGGACAACTGCGAGGAATTCGGGCTGCTCAGTGAAAAAGAGCTGAATTATTTCAAGCAGCAGGTAAGCTGGTACTACAATAACACAGAATTCGGGATTTATGTAACCCTGCCGGCAATGGCTTTCGGTGATATAGCGCTTGTGCCAGGACCTTTCCTGAAAGATCCCAAGGGGATACGTGGCGTCGAGGAGTGGTATATATCCACAGCTATCCGCAAGGATTATATTATGAAGGTTTTCGAGAAGCAGTGTGAGATTGCTCTTGAGAATATCGAGCTTTTGGCTGATACGCTGGGAGATATGCCGCAGGTTGTGTTTGTAACCGGAACAGATTTCGGCGCCCAGCGGGGCCCGTTTATATCTCCGGAAACCTACAGAGAGATGTATAAGCCTTTCCAGAAGGCAATAAACGACAAAATCCACAAGCTCACCAACTGGAAAGTGTTTATGCACTGCTGCGGTTCTATCGCCCCGCTGATTCCCGATATGATCGACGCGGGCTTTGACGTGCTCAATCCTGTTCAGTGCTCTGCTGAGAATATGGATCCTCAGATGCTCAAAGACGAATTCGGCGAGCAGCTTGTATTCTGGGGCGGAGGAGTTGACACACAGAAAACACTGCCCTTCGGCACCCCTGAAGAGGTGTACAAAGAAGTGCGAGAGAGGATTGATATATTCAATGAGGGCGGAGGCTACGTATTCAACAGCATACACAACATCCAGAGCAACGTGCCTCTGGAGAATTTGATCTCTATGATCAAAGCGGTTGATGATGCACGCGGACTTAAAACAATATAA
- a CDS encoding sulfatase gives MNLSRRKFLKNASMLSAGAFIRPSSAGSSNSRPNIIWLICEDMSPDLACFGDPIVHTPNIDALAQQGRRYDRAYCTAPVCSANRSGLFTSMYQTTLDAQDHRSHRDDGYALPSPARVITNYFRDAGYYTSCGRWDNTSNWGKGDWNWQSPGLHESFDGTDWSGRAEGQPFFAQVSFSLTHRSAGLVQDSDNPVSPSEIELPPSNPEHLLTRKDWANYLEKVQALDSQVGSVLSRIESEGLSDNTIVFFFSDHGRPQIWDKQWLYEGGLRIPLIIRWPGEIPAGSVSGDLISTLDFAPTAMKWAGLDIPDHFHGIPFSSEGRRLVFDSANLSLGLTGQTSGRNYAFAARDKCGASFDRIRAVITKRYKYIRNFYPERPYTNNPGEPMFNRYIANEYPVNAVQFAKYYQGSLEPAQLKFMETVGGASRPAEELYDLQADPWELNNLAQSPNHQPIREHLSRRLDRWIVETGDMGEYPPDDLNVGLNWGTNNFYSTLESRGIDTTPFKQGNFQKGWENYLAYWENVLL, from the coding sequence ATGAATCTCTCGAGGCGAAAATTTCTTAAAAACGCTTCTATGTTAAGCGCAGGCGCTTTTATACGGCCTTCTTCGGCCGGCTCATCAAACAGCAGGCCGAATATAATATGGCTTATATGCGAAGATATGTCGCCGGATCTCGCCTGCTTCGGCGATCCGATCGTGCACACCCCAAACATTGATGCCCTCGCCCAGCAGGGCAGGCGGTACGACAGAGCTTACTGTACGGCTCCGGTCTGCTCGGCAAACCGCAGCGGATTGTTCACCAGTATGTATCAGACAACCCTCGATGCCCAGGACCACCGAAGCCACAGAGATGACGGATATGCCCTGCCTTCCCCAGCTCGAGTTATAACAAACTACTTTCGCGATGCCGGCTACTACACAAGTTGCGGACGCTGGGACAACACCTCCAATTGGGGCAAAGGCGACTGGAACTGGCAGAGCCCCGGACTGCATGAAAGCTTCGACGGCACGGATTGGTCCGGAAGGGCGGAAGGCCAGCCGTTCTTTGCTCAGGTGAGCTTCTCGCTTACCCATAGGTCTGCCGGCCTTGTTCAGGACTCGGACAATCCCGTTTCGCCTTCTGAGATTGAGCTTCCTCCCTCAAATCCCGAACACCTGCTAACCAGAAAAGACTGGGCCAACTACCTTGAGAAAGTGCAGGCATTGGATTCTCAGGTGGGCTCGGTGCTCTCAAGAATCGAATCAGAGGGGCTTTCGGATAATACGATAGTCTTTTTCTTCTCAGACCACGGCCGACCGCAGATATGGGATAAGCAGTGGCTCTATGAAGGCGGCCTTAGGATTCCGCTCATTATTCGCTGGCCGGGAGAGATTCCCGCAGGCAGCGTTAGCGGTGATCTTATCAGCACGCTCGATTTCGCACCAACTGCGATGAAATGGGCGGGTCTGGATATCCCGGATCATTTCCACGGCATCCCGTTCTCCTCAGAGGGCAGAAGGCTTGTTTTCGATTCTGCAAATCTCTCCCTCGGCCTCACCGGCCAAACCTCCGGCAGGAACTATGCCTTTGCAGCGAGGGACAAATGCGGGGCAAGCTTCGATCGGATAAGAGCAGTTATCACGAAAAGATACAAGTATATTCGCAATTTTTATCCTGAAAGGCCGTACACGAACAACCCGGGCGAGCCTATGTTCAACAGGTACATTGCAAACGAGTATCCAGTTAATGCGGTTCAGTTTGCAAAGTATTATCAAGGTTCACTTGAGCCTGCCCAGCTTAAATTTATGGAAACGGTAGGCGGTGCAAGCCGGCCGGCAGAAGAGCTCTACGACCTTCAGGCAGACCCTTGGGAGCTGAATAATTTAGCCCAGTCTCCAAACCACCAGCCCATAAGAGAGCATCTATCCCGCAGGTTAGACCGCTGGATTGTCGAAACGGGGGATATGGGTGAATATCCGCCGGACGACCTGAATGTTGGTCTTAACTGGGGAACAAATAATTTCTACAGCACCCTTGAAAGCAGAGGAATTGATACAACGCCTTTCAAACAGGGAAATTTCCAGAAAGGCTGGGAAAATTATCTTGCCTACTGGGAAAATGTTTTGCTTTAA